The DNA region GTGGCCAACCTGTTAGTCCCCGATTCCAGTGACCTATTCTCAGAGCACTGGCTTCTCCTTGGGGATTTTCGATACTTCACTCACTGTTGCCATGACGACAGCTTCATCGCTATGTACCACTCCACATCACCCAGGCTTTGGTAAATGTAGCTGGTCGCTGTATAGTCGGTTGCAAGGGAAAAAAGAGTTGAAGTTAATAACATATACAAGCTACCTGTCTGAGTAAACTTGTAATATGCATAGAACACTTTTACAtcctgccttaaaaaaaagacttccatGCAATTAACAACTCCTTTTAAATTTCATGCTATAATCAGACTTCTAAGATTGAGACACAATCAATTTCTCTGCGATAATGAccgaaagaaaaggggaaaaaaaaaaaaaccacagttaCATCAGACACAACAGTCAACTCAGGTGAGATGTTTTAAACTCCAAGGTTTTTATAGTTAAGAGGACCTActctgaaatcaaagaagactactcaaagaaaaatttcaaagtagATAATACTAAATGATAATAGTGAGCTCAATGGTCCAAAGAATACTAACAAAACTATTTCCTTTAAGCAAACACAGAATCCTTTGACGAAAAGATACAAAACCTTTTTATTAGTGTCATTTTGTTTAAACACCCTGAAGAATCACCTAGATCTAAATATAAGTTTTAGCTCAGAACATGCTAAATACcaatttgaaaacttcccaattTTCAGAGATTCCTCACTAAGAAgcgaaaagatattttaaaatgaaaactaaaaaaagtaGTCTATCCCTGGAAATGGTTACGGTTAATGAGAAAAGATGGCAGAATAAAGAatgcagaaaactgaaaaatgctGTGAAAACTATCTGGGTAGCAATGTTTCAGATTTTAAGGTTACTACTGGCTTGTCTCTGAATAATTCCATTACTGCCAACTTACAGACTCAGCAAAAAGACCACTCACGTAAGATACTAATTGGGTACTAACCGGTTACCCAACCCCAAAACGACTTAAAATCCTTTTATAACTAACTTCCTTTCAAACTCAGTACAAGTTTATCTAACATCACAACAATTCcttaaaaagcaaacacaagAACTAATGTACACCAAGTATATTCTTTTGTAGCACATACTAGAGATCGTCTATAGACAAAAGCACTGCAACTAAAACTTTTTGGTACTGCCTCGCACGAACACATAAAGTGTTAGCAGGTATCCACGACACCTAAAAGACAACACTATACTGGTCTCTATTTTCTTATAAGATAAATGGGCCTTATCTAAATGCAACCCACTCACTGAGACTGTCACCTGACCAAAACAAAATACCTGTTTAATCCCTTTGACTCCAAACTTTATCATCCTGCAGTCCTTTCAGATCCGGTATTATAGGATATATCGTAGTTCAATGTTGAGAAGTATTCTAACAAAAGCCAACCTCAATTGGTAAGGAATTAACTGGGACTTCCCATGGAAAAACAATCTACACAAAATTTTGCCACAGTATTAACTTGAACTGCAGTGTTTACACTTCCAGCCTTCAATCTtccagagaagggaggggaaaaataaCTTACAGAACACACTCACACTTGAGTCAAACGTATTCCCTTTCTTGTTTAATCTTAAACCACAGGACTGGCTTCACAGCACTGTTAGGATTGTCCATAAACGCAACTGCCTCTACAAACTTTAGATAACTGGTTAATTGTGATTTTTCAAATTAAGTATCAGCGTGTTCCTATGTGACTTTTAACACCTAAATTAAAGTCAGTTTTCCCTTGCATCGGTTTTAACTTCAGAGGAAAGAATGTTTTGATCTGATGATTGGTGCACAGCACAGTTGTATCAAGAGATCTGTGTTCAATAATGCCAATCTTACCTTTTTCCTCTTAACTGGCGTAGATGGTGAAATACATTAATCACATCTCTTATTCTTCTAGGTGCTTCTTCAATTTTTGATGCAAGATTAATACATGCCATGGCAACAATCTGAAAGAACCACGATCCAATAAAAAGTTGTGAGATTATGGCACTACAGAGTACTGCTAGAAAAAAGTGCCCCTCTCAAGGTCTAAGGAACTTATCTTGTTGAAAAAACTTTAGGACACGGCTGAGAACTTTAAGACCTTTAGTGAAATGAAATCGCAGTTGACATTTCTAGGCCATAGGCTTACCAGCTATGCTAGCgtaatgctttctttttattgcttaatTCCCCTTAATTGTGAATCCAGAGCCAAGCTCAATCTCACAGGAATTTTGCATTTGGTTGAAAATTCTAATCCTTGATCACAGGGCACCTGGGCTCAGGATCCATCTTCTGGTTCTAAAACACTTTCCTCAAGTCCCTACTTCGCGGTGGGTGAGAGCTAGGTACAAAGGCCTGAAACTAACCACTCCCTTTCTGGAAAAACTGGCTGCTGACACCACCTCCGCCCTCCTTCCCATTTCCGGATGAAAAAAAATCCCCCTTCACCCGCCCCCGCTCTGCTTACCTCGAAACTGTGCTTGACGAAAGATTTGGAATAGAAAAAACGATGAAACAACACCTGCCCCGTTGCCATCGCCACCTGCAGACAAGAAAGAAGAACGGAAGCGCAGGGGTCAGGCGGGCCCGCACCAGGCGCCGCCGCCATTTTGTGCCGCCGCCGctcgctcccctccccctccccctcccctacgCGAACAGCTCCAGTCCCCGTCTTCTCGTCGCCCAGCGGCCTCCCACTCTCGACACGCCCGTGCTCCGGCTGGGACCCGCGGCTAGAGAGCCCCAAGGGGACACCCCCAACCCGGCCGGGACCTGGCGGTACCGGGACGCAGCGGAGAAGGAGGCGCAGCAGGTCGGCCCGGGGCCGGAGCACTGACCTGCGGCAGCCGAAGGAGAATGCCGGCGGCCTGGATGAGCTCGCAGCCCAGAATGCGCAAGTCCGTCTCGCTGGGCAGGTCGAGCCCGTCCTGCATGGACGGGGTGGGCGAAAGCCGCTCCTCCGGAATCAGCGAGTGGTCGATGGTGAGCGAAACTTCCGAGTACAGGCGGTCGCCGATTAGGATCCCTCCCGTCGTGGTCGTCGTCGTGGTGGTCGTGCCGGAGCTGGAGCCGCCCGCGCTCGGGGCGGCCGACGAtacggcggcggcggcagcggtcGCGGTGGGGTGAGGCCCGGACGCCATGGTCTCAGCGAGCTGCACGCACGCCCAACGCAGCCGGAACCCGGAGAGAGACTAACCAGCGTCCTCGGCGCGACGGATATTCCCGTGACCGCCGGGTTCTGGGCCGCTTCACGCAGCGTGCGCTTCCGCCCTGACGTCACCACGCCCCTACGGCGTGCGCCAACTAGTCCCTTCAGGCCTCGACTCCACCCGCGGCGCCTCAATCCTGCGCTGGCCCGGGAGCGGCGGGACGCTCGGGTGCCCTGGGTTCTCTCTCCGCTGGGCTTCCAGAGTGGTCGAGGAGGTGATCTATTTCCTAAAACAATCCCAAGCCGCCTCgtttgtaatattttaaaccaCAAGTATAATAAGGGAGGCTAACAAAATAGCTTTACAAGATACCTTATCCCCAAGTTCGAGTCTGCAAAATTTACTGTGACCCCTGCGCGTTGGCAGCTTGTCTAGAACGTGCGTCCCTGTGCTCccgtctctcttcctctcctaacTTTTCGCATTTAGGTGGCGCAGTTTCGGCGAGCACAAAGGGTCGACCTTCGCCCACATTGGCGGGTGGAAGTGGCTACTCCGATGTCGTGTACGGACGAACTTGTAATTTAAAGTGACCCGCAAGGAATCTGGAGAAAGGTGCTTTACAGTATTTTTAGAAAACAGGATGTGAACTACTTCGgctcaaaaaaaacacaaaaaacaaaaacctccccGATGAGCGTGTGGTTCACAGGGGTTTCGAAGTAAGGCGAAGGCTTCGTATTGACTAGGAGGGCAGCTGCTTTAGCAGCTTCGCTTGCGAAACTCAGGCCTGAGCCAGTGACAACGTCACAGCTTTCGCTAATCTGGAAAATCCCTAGTTTCCAAAAATAGTCTTACAGCGAGACTTTACAGAGGTAATTTGATTATGCCTGGGGTCTATGTATTCCTGCGTGGTTACTCCAATTAGGTAGTATGGGAGAAATAAAatctccattgtatacatatttttccCTCTGTGATATTAGCAGTTCTCCAAATTTCctcaaaattgaaataaaaacaatgatactGATCCAGACTACTAGAAGCTAGAGTGGGAGAAAAAGAAGTAGATCTTGATTTACTCCAGCCATTTTTTGTCCCTTGACTGAACTTCGGAGACGTCCAGGGATAAGAAGTCCCATTGCCTTTCTATTACATAGCTCAGTTTTAAGACTTAGTTTAATTATAGAAAATTGAAGCCTGGATCTATAGAACAAAGGGAGCTTGAATACATTGAAATATTTGTCAGTGATGTCACTAAAGCAAAACAtattcaagggacttccctggtggtccactggttaagaatctgccttccaatgcaggggacgcgggtgaggaactaagatcccacgtgctgcagggcaactaagcggTAACTACGGAGCCTGTGAGCCTtcacgctctggagcctgtgcgccacagctagagagaagcctgcgcgccacgacgaaagatcccgtgtgccacagctaagacccgatgcagccaaaaaaaaaaaaaaaaaattcaaaaacctcatttttaaaaaagcattaaatCAACCGTACATCAGTTTTAATGAACTCTGGCTGCACATAAGGATCTTCAGAggagcttttatttcattttggtcgAGCCAcggtggcttgtgggatcttagttccctgaccaggggttgaacagagtcctaaccactggactgccagggaattccccagaggaGCTTTTCAAAACATACTGATGCCTGAGTCTTACTTGTAGGggttgattttattgatttggggtgGGCCCAGCCAGTGGTTGAATTTCACCCATCCTCCAGATATTGGAATGTTCAGCCAGGATTGAGAAACATTGCTCCAATAGAGATACCAGACCTCTCTGCATGTCATGTTCACCTTTCTGACTAGGCTGCTTCCAAGGAAACTTCCTTCTCCAGTATTCAGCAGGGATTTAAAATGCTTTAACAAActttgaaatctttaaaaattgatgaTATGCTATTTTCATGGTTCTGATCATCTAGTATGGTTGTGTAAGAGTATCAGTGAGTAAAGcttcaattatttcaaaataaaaaggggaaaaaaaaccctaattgGTGATATGCTTCATTGAAACATTGAGCTTCAGTGAAATCACCACCTATATTTGTAATGACTTAAgagtaatataatttatttttaatttcttaatggaacatttttctaatatttagagGGTCTCCCACCATGCCTCTCCAGTAGGCTGATTTGGTGATAtcttgatatattttataattattttttaatctctaggtCTATGATTAATCTAAAAAAGTTCACAAGCATAGGAGTGAGAAGTTCTGGGACAAAGAGGGGTTACTTGCTCTACTCCTGATATCTTTTCCCAGCGGACCTCCCTGTTCCCCACACCTCCTGTGTCTGGCAATCATTTCCAGGAGTGCAGAACCACCCAAACTATTCCACAGCTTTGTGCTCATTTCCCATTCCCTTCTGACTGTACCCCAAATTATATCCAATAGACACGACTATTTTCACTGTTCCTCCCTTCAGGCTCAACAATGGTGGTAGAGGAAGTGGGCCGATGTTTTAAATACTTAGCATTAACTCATTAAACTGTGATGTTGTTGATacttataaactttaaaaaaaaagttcatgactAATCCAGAAGATGGAAAGTAATGGGTCTAGTGGCTCTGCTCCACAAGGCTGTCTAAGGCCCGGAGTTGAAAAAAACTTTTGACTATCCTTTAAAGAGTCAAATTCCAGAAAAATCATGGTTTGAAAAGGTTGTTACATTATTTCTGAGTTGTTTTGAAGAAAGTTGCTTTTCCATGTACCTACTTCCAAAACATCAACATTAAAATGTGGAAAGACTAAGACCTATTCAGAGTTATCAAGGATCCAGAATTGGGAGGGATAAAGCATATGTTTTAATTGCATAAAAGCTTTAGTAGCAATGAGTTCAGACAAGTGAGACTGTTCCATTAAGAAGGTaaatgaatatgaaatatatatatgtataactgaatcactttgctgtacagcagaaattaacacaacattgtaaatcaactacacttcaataaaataaattttttaaaaaggaaggtaaATGACTGAGTTGTCATtcgaaataaaaatagaatggtaagtctataatatattttgtatattctttctcAACAAACAGAGGTCCTAGTACTAGTATACCCTGAGTTCATCCATGTCTaaaaggaaatcaacaataaTTAAAGTTGCATTCTTACTAACCAAGACCTGCAGGCTTCAGATGATGactgaagagaaaaatggaattatCTGTGACCTGGGGGCTACTGAAGAATCATATTCCTGATACTTAAATCAGTTCTCATTCCATTAGTCTCTGCAGCCTCTCAGGGGAGCatgtttttcattaatatttaaatgttcaGGTTCTTTAATCCTAAAATTACAATTGGcataatttcattaatttcttcagCAATTGGTTAGACCAGCAGAATTTAATAACACAACAGTGTAATTTAGGCTAAGGACGAATGAAATGTAAGTCCCCCGCCTAGATGGAggtacactcttttttttttttttttttttttttgtggtacgcaggcctctcactgttgtggcctctcccgttgtggagcacaggctccggacgcgcaggctcagcggccatggctcacgggcccagccgctcagcggcatgtgggatcttcctggaccggggcacgaacccacgtcccctgcatcggcaggcagactctcaaccactgcgccaccagggaagcccgaggtacACTCTTAATAAAGGGAATggtacacacacagacaaatgTCAGGGTGACTAGTAAGTGCAAAAAGCAGTCAGAGAAGGTGTAAGTCATTACGGTTAATGTCAACAGGGATCACTTAGAACCTTAAGAAGTTGCTCATCAAGTTTCTATTTATGGCAGAAATCAGAGACTATCTGACTTTACACATGACTTTATTCGCGTAGTTACATGACTTTTTCATTTAGTCCTGTGGCAGTTATATGACAAGGCATTCTGGTCTGGTTTCCCTCATCATTAGAAATAGTCATtctgggggattccctggtggtccagtggttgggactgaACATGATTTATATGTAATTAACACTTAGGCATATACTGCTTGGTAAATCTCATAATAGCACTGGCCTGGGCATTCTGCTGCTGGCTCTGCAGAGAACCAGTTCTGACACTTAAccacagttttctcatttcttaaagtGAGGGAGTCCAATTGGACCCCTTGCAGGTCTAAAATTCTTTGACTCTGGTCATCCAGACATCTTAAACCTCAGACTCATCTttggttatttcttctttattgtattttagtCACTAAGTCCTGTTGTTCCTTCCTTCAAAGAAGGAAATTGTTCTTGAATCTGCCTGTTCTATTCTACTATATCTACTGTTATCTCATGCCTGGACCATCACAGTAGCTTTCTAAATGGTCTTGCCTACAGTCTCTCCCATCCCTCGTTCAACCTGGGACATCTCTAAATTGCTCTTGATATATCAGTTTACTTCTTCcacttcctcaaaaaaaaaaatgctgaagatAAAAGATAGAGATCAAACACCTTTCGGCAATTGAGGCTTTCCACAATCTTAAC from Phocoena phocoena chromosome 4, mPhoPho1.1, whole genome shotgun sequence includes:
- the CCNL1 gene encoding cyclin-L1 isoform X2; the protein is MASGPHPTATAAAAAVSSAAPSAGGSSSGTTTTTTTTTGGILIGDRLYSEVSLTIDHSLIPEERLSPTPSMQDGLDLPSETDLRILGCELIQAAGILLRLPQVAMATGQVLFHRFFYSKSFVKHSFEIVAMACINLASKIEEAPRRIRDVINVFHHLRQLRGKRTPSPLILDQNYINTKNQVIKAERRVLKELGFCVHVKHPHKIIVMYLQVLECERNQTLVQTAWVVHDGKS